The following DNA comes from Terriglobia bacterium.
TAGATAAAATAAGCCCCCACCAGAGATCCGGCCCCAACGACCACCCAGCGTGGGGCGGGCCCCTGTTCCAAAGTCGATATAACACGATGGAATTTGATTTTCATGGATTTCACAAATCGAACGAGTATTTCTATATTGAGGACTTCTCTGTAGCAAGCAAATTTCGACAAGATCGTGTTCCATAACCAAAATATCTTTGTGGCTATGCCAGAGGACCTGCGCGGGTGGCTGTCACCAATTCATAAACCCGATCATTCATGAATGAAAAGCAGTCATGGATTGCTGTCCCAACACCGTGAGCCCTGCGCGCACTCGGCAGAGTATCCGCCGCGTTGGGTCTCGAGAGAGTCGATATCTTTGGGATCAATCTGGGGACCGACGTTGCCAGCGATGTCGGTGTTCGGGACTGTCACCCCATCCACCAGCCAGCTGACCTGGTGGCCTCCCTGGATGTGCAATTGATCGTGCACGAGAGTATCACAAACGACGGGGTTTTCAGGAAGAACTCCTTGATCTGTTTGATCGCCACGGAATCGAATCTGATCCGAGATATGTTT
Coding sequences within:
- a CDS encoding Plug domain-containing protein, which gives rise to MAEESSTEGAALNQKHISDQIRFRGDQTDQGVLPENPVVCDTLVHDQLHIQGGHQVSWLVDGVTVPNTDIAGNVGPQIDPKDIDSLETQRGGYSAECAQGSRCWDSNP